atcacatgGTCAATTGCCCGCAGCATGACTGTCACTgtcacactcaccatcactctcaccatcactctcaccatcacactcaccatcgctcttATGATTGCACTCACTGTCgcactcaccatcgcactcaccagcactctcaccatcgctctcaccatcccACTCatcatcgcactcaccatcactctcatcTTCGCACTCATCATCACCATCGCACTCATATTCGCTCTCACTGGCGCTTTCATCATCGCACTCATCATTGCACTCAACCTGgcactcaccattgctctcatTATCATTCTCACCATCaaactcaccatcacactcaccatcacatgGACCATCGCATGCAGAATCGCTGTCACAATCACACTCATCATCACTCTCatcatcgctctcaccatcacactctcCATTGCTGTCACCCTCACACTCACCAACATTCTCatcattgcactcaccatcactcaccattgctctcagcatcacactcaccatcacactcatcaTCACACAGTCCATTGTACACAGCATCGCTGTCACCATCagactcaccatcgctctcatcattgcactcaccatcacactcaccagcacactcaccatcactctcaccaaCGCAGTCAACATTGCTCTCAAGATTGCTCTCATGATCACACTCagcattgcactcaccatcactctaACCATCGCCTCACCATCACTCTCAAGTTCACTCTCACCATCACCCTCATCATCACTCTCAACATTGCACACACTATTGCTCTCACCATctcactcaccatcacactcCCCATCACTCTCAACATCACTCTCATCATCGCACTTACCATCACACTCACGatcgctctcaccatcacactcagcATCGCATTCATCATTGCATGCAGCATTGCCCGCACCATCGTTCTCACCCTCACACTCTCCATTGCACTGACCTTTACTCTCAACGTCGCACTCACCATTGAACTCACTGTCTCACACAGAGTTGCACAAACCATGGCACACACCATTGCACATACTATCACATGCACTATCACTCTCATCATCGCACTcaacatcacactcaccatcactcttaacatcacactcaccatctcTCTCACCATCATAGTCACCATCTctctcaccattgcactcaccattgCTCTATACTTTGCACTCACTAACACACTCATGATCACTCTCACCATCGCTATCAGTATCTGACTCACCATCgaactcaccatcgctctcaccatcactctcatcaTCATAGGCACCATCACACTCAGCATCACAcacaccatcacactcaccatcgcactcaccatctcTCTCACCTTTGCTCTCACCATCACTCTCCCAATCGTAGTcatcatcacactcaccatcgttCTCACCATCACACTCCCCATCGAACACAGCATCACtatcaccatcacactcaccatcgctctcaccatcgcaTTCATCATTGTACTCACCATCGGTCTCACCAGTGCACTCAACATTGCTCTCACCTGTGCAGTCACCATCGATCTCACAATCGCATTCACCATGCTCtccccatcacactcaccatcactctcatgATCGCACTTATCATCGCACTccccatcgctctcaccatcacagTCACCATCGCACTCAGTATCACATGGACCATCACACgcatcgctctcaccatcacactcaccatcactctcaccatcgctctcaccattgTACTCATCATTGCACTCCCCATTGCTCTCAACATAGCACTCTCCATCGCtttcaccatcacactcaccatcgttGTCACCATCGCACTCACTGTCGCACTCAATATCACACACatcatcgcactcaccatcacatGGACTTTCACACGCAGCACTGCTGTCACCATCACACACatcatcactctcaccatcattctcaccatcacactcatgatcgcactcaccattgctctcaccatagctctcaccatcgcactcatcatcgcactcaccatcgctctcaccattgcACTCCCCATCGCTCTCAAGATCGctctcaccattgcactcaccatcacactcaccatcgctctcatcATCGCACTGACcctcacactcaccatcactctcactaTCGCACTCACCATTGCACTCCCCTTCACTCTCAACTtcgctctcaccatcacactcaccattgtTCTCACCATCGCCCTCACGatcgctctcaccatcgcactcagcATTGCATTCACCATCACATGCAACATAGCCCACACCATCGTTCTCAACCTCACACTCTCCATTGCACTGACCTTTGCTTTCAACGTCGCACTCACGATTGAACTCACTGTCTCACACACAGTGGCATGCACCATGGCACACACTGTTGCACGTACCATCGCATGCACTATCACTCTTATCGTCGCACTCAACATCGCACTCAGCATCACTCCTAGCATCACACTCATCATCGCTCTCACCATCGtactcaccatcgcactcaccattgctctcaaCTTTGCACTAACGATTGCTCTCAGCATCGCTATCAACATCTGACTCACCATTgaactcaccatcgctctcaccatcactctcaccataaTAGGCACCATCACACTCAGCATCACATgcaccatcgcactcaccatcacactcaacaTCGCTCTCACCATTGCTCTCATCATTGgtctcaccatcactctcaccatcataGGCACCATCGCACTCATCATCGCACTCCCCATCGCTCTCAACAGAGCACTctccatcgctctcaccatcacactcaccatcgctgTCACCATCGCACTCACTGTCGCACTCACCATCACACACACCATCGCATTCACCATCACACAGACCATCACACGCAGCATCGCTGtccccatcacactcaccatcactctcaccatcactctcacaaTCGCTCTCACCATTGATCTCCCCATCTCACTCcccattgcactcaccatcacactcaccatcactctcaccatcattCTCACTATCTGACTTACTGCCGCACTCAACATCAGAGTCACCTTCgctctcaccatcgctctcaccttcacactcaccatcacactcagcATCACTCTCACAATCGCTCTCACAATCACACTCATCATCACACTCACATCGCCCTCACCATAACTCTCATGTTtgctctcaccatcgcactcagcATCACACTCTCCATTGCACGCACCTACTAACGCACCATTGCTCTCACACTCACACTTACTGTCACAGTctccatcacactcaccatcacacgCACTGTCACATGCACCATCACACGCACCATGGTATGCTCTGTCGCAAGCACCATCACACGAACTATCACTCTCACCATCTCTTTCACCATCGCACTCAGCATTGCTTGAATGATTGCACACACAATTGCACtcatcgctctcaccatcgcactcCCGTCAGTCTCACCATTGCACTCATCATCGCTCTCACCTTCatactcaccatcactctcaccattgAACTCGCTgtcacactcaccatcacatgGACCATCGTAAGCCCCGTCTCACTCACCGTTGCTGTGTCCTTCACTCTCACAGTTGCTCTCAATTTCGCACTCACTGTCATCTTCACCATTGCACACCTCATCTCATGCACTATCACTCTCacccatcacactcaccatcacactcaacaTTATGCTCACTATCACTCTCACCTTCAcactcaccattgcactcaccatcactctcaccattgCACTCAACATCTGTtacaccatcacactcaccatcactctcaccatcattTTCATCACCTGACTCACAATCACACTCAACATCGCAGTCACCTTCgctctcaccatcgctctcaccgtCACACTCACCGTCACTCTGACTGTCACGCTCACTGTGacactcaccatcactctgacAATTGCACTCACCATCGCACGCACCATCGCCCCACCTTTGCACTCACGAGCGCTTTCACCTTCACTCTCAACATCGCACCCACCATCGCACTCATCATCACTCTCGCCATTACGCCCATCATtgctctcaccatcgcactcaccatggCTCTCACCATCGTTCTCACCATTGCACTATCCATAATACTCACCATCGTTCTCACCATCGCACTATCCATAACACTCACCATTGCACTCAGCAAAGCACTCTCCATCGCATGCACCATTGCACACACATCTCTCTCACCATTGCACTCAGCAAAGCACTTTCCTTCGCACTCACCATCACTATCAAGatcgctctcaccatcacactcagcAAAGCACACTCCATCGCAGGCACCATCACATGCACCATCGCTCTCAACTTCACTCTCATTATCGCACTCACCATTGCACTCTTCTTTGCACGCACCATGGCATGCACTGTCACACGCACTGTCGCATGCATTATCACCCTCACCATTGCACTCACtatcgcactcaccatcactgTTACCATCACACTCatcatcactctcaccatcagtATCACCATAACACTCACCATCGCTCACACCATGGCATGCACTGTCTCACTCAACATCGCTCTCCCCATTGCTCTCATCATCGCTCTGACCATCGCTCTGACCATTGCACTCACTATCATACTCACCAGAACTCTCACCATCATTCTCACCATCTGACTCACCATCACACTGAACATCACAGTCACCTTCactctcaccatcgctctcaccatcgcactcactgttgcactcaccatcactctcacctcTCTCTCACCATCGAACTcatcatcacactcaccatcgctctcagtATTGcactcaccattgcactcaccattACTCTCACCATCACTTTCACCGTCATTCTCACTAATGCACTCACTATCACACTCACCTGTGCACTCTCTGTTGCTCTCACCATCGCtttcaccatcgcactcaccatcactcgCACCACCGCATGCaacattgcactcaccatcgcactcaccatcgcactcaccatcacactcaccatcgctctcagcATCGCACtgaccatcacactcaccatcactctcagcATCATTCTCAGCATCATGGCAGTGACCACGATGATAATGCTCATGGTGGTAGTGCTCATGGTGGCAGTGTCCATGTTGACAGTGCCCACGATGATAgtacccatggtgacagtgccctcCATGGGCACTTTCACtctgagcactgtcaccatggaaCTCTAACCATGGGCAGTGTCACAGTAGCAACAGTCACCTTGGGTTCTATCACTGTGAGCACTATCACCATGAGCAGTATCACCCTGAGAACTCTCACCATTAGAACTGCCACCATGGGCACTTTTCCCATGAGTATTCTCATTATGGGATttatcaccatgggcactgtcactgtGAGCACTATCATCATGAACACTATCACTGTGATCACTGTCTCCATGGGCACAGTCAcgatgggcactgtcaccataaGCACTGTCACCATAGGCACTGTCACTGTGAGCcgtgtcaccatgggcactgtcaatATGGCCATTTTCACCTTAAGCACTGCCACCATTGGCATTGTAACCATTGGCACACTCATCGTGAGCTCTGTCACCATGGGCCGTATgaccatgagcactgtcaccatgagcactgtcactAAGTGCACTATCATCATGGGCACTATCACCATGAGAACTATCACCATTGGCACTGTCACCCTTTTCAAATGACACCATAGACCCTACCActatgggcactgtcaccatggacaCTATCACTGTGAGCACTGTTGCCATGTGTACTGTCAGCTTGGgaactgtcaccatgggcacagCCACCAAGTGCATTATCACAATGGGCACTATCGCTGTGGGAACTGTCTCCATGGGTACTTTAACCATGGGCACTATCACCATGAGTACTATCACCATGGCCACTGTCACTGTGAGCAATGTCACCATAGGCACTATCACCATGAGCagtgtcaccatgggcactgtcaccattgCCTCTATGAGCTtcagcactgtcaccatgggcattTTCACCATGGGCGCATGCATCATGTGCACTATCATCATTGGCACTATCACCAAGGGCAATGTTTACCATGCGCACTGTCCCCATGGGAACTCTCACCATTTTGACCTGCCACCATGTGCACTATCATCATTGGCACTATCACCAAGGGCAATGTTTACCATGCGCACTGTCCCCATGGGAACTCTCACCATTTTGACCTGCCACCATGTGCACTATCATCATTGGCACTATCACCAAGGGCAATGTTTACCATGTGCACTGTCCCCATGGGAACTCTCACCATTTTGACCTGCCACCATGTGCACTACCACCATGGGAACTGTCTCAATGGGAACTATCACAGTAAGAACTGTCTCCATGGGCACTTTAACCATGGGCACTATCACCATGAGAAATATCATAATGGGCACTGTCACTGTAAGCACTGTCACCATAggcactgtcaccatgagcagtgtcaccatgggcactgtcactaTGGCCACTGTCACCTTCTGCACTGCCACCATGGGAATTGTCACCACTGGCACTTTCATtgtgagcactgtcaccatgggcaagGTCATCATGTGCACTATCACCATGAGCACtttcaccatgggcactgtcaccatttTGCACTCCTACCATGTTCACtaccaccatgggcactgtcaccttGGGCACTAGCACTGTGATCACAGTCACCATAAGCACGGTCACCATGAGCACTCTCACCATGGGTACTATTACCATGAGTACTGTCAACGTGGGCACTGTCACCATTTTGAAATGATACCATGGGCCCtaccaccatgggcactgtcaccatgggtgCTGTCTCtctgagcactgtcaccatgggcattGTCACAGTGGGCACTGAAACCATGGGCAAtgtcaccatgagcactgtcacaATGGGCACTGTAATCTTGCGCACTGTTACTATGGACACTCTCACCTTGGTCAATGTCAACATGGGAAGTATCACCTTGGGCATTGTCAGCATTggcactgtcaccatgagcactgCCACCATGAACATTATCACCATGAGCACTGCTCCCATGAGAACTATCACCATAAGCACtctcaccatgggcactgtcactgtGGGCCCTGTCGCCATGGACACTATCATTGTGGGCACTGGCACCGTGGGCACTCTCACTGTGGGCATGGTCATcgtgggcactgtcaccatgagtACTGCTACTGAGAGCACTATCACCATAAGCATTGTCACCATGGGAATGTCACTATGGGCACTGCCACCAGGGGCATTATCACCATAAGCAGTGTCACCATGAGCACTGCTAACATGGGCACTTCCATCATGAGCACTTTCACCATGgtcactgtcaccatgggcactttCACCATGGTCACTCTCAACATGAGCACTATCACCATGAGGactgtcaccatgagcactgtctCCCTAATCACTGTCACCGTGAGAAATGTCACTATGCTCACTCTCACCATGGGCAATATCACCATAAGCATTGTCACTATGAGCACTGTCACCTTGGGTGCTGTCACCAGGGTCACTGCCATCATGAGCACTTCCACCATGGGGACTGTGACCATGGGCACAGCCACCATGGGAACTGTCACCATGGGCAGTATCACCATAggcactgtcaccatgagcaCTTTCACCCTGGGCACTTCACAAAGGGCCCTGCCATGATGAGCTAGGACACCATGAGCCCTGTCACCTGGGCACTATCACTGGGAGCACTGTCACCACAGGCAAGCCAGGATGGGCACTGCCACTAGGAGCACTGTCATCATGGGTACTGCAACAATGAACACTGTCACCATGGGCCATATCACAGtgtgcactgtcaccatgggcactatcaccATTCTTCACtaccaccatgggcactgtcaccatcgGAACAATCACTGTAAGCACTGTCACCATAGGTACTGTCAttatgggcactgtcaccatgggcacgaTCACCATGAGTACtctcaccatgggcactgtcaccgtGTGCCCTACCACCATGGGCACTTTCACAGTGGGCACTATCACTGTGAGCAGTGTCACCATGTGTACCACCACCAAGTGCACTATCCACATAGGCACTATCACTTGAGCACTGTCACCATTTGCACTTTAACCATGGGCACTACCACGGTGAGCACTATCACAATAGGCACTGTCACTGTGAGCACCGTCACTGTAGGCACTGTCACTGTGAGCAATCTATCCATGGGGACTGTCAAAATGGGCACTGTaaccatgagcactgtcaccataaGCACTGTCACTGAGAGCattgtcaccatgggcactgtcaccatggacaCTTTCATCATGAACACTGTCATCATGGGCACTATCATCATGGGCACTGTCACTGTGAACACTGTCACCAAGGACACTAACACCGTGGGCAATATGGCCATGGGCAGTTTCACTGTGAACACATTAACCATGGGCACTATCACCATGTGCACtctcaccatgggcactgtcactgtGAGACATGTCACAATGGGCAGAGCCACCATGGACACTGCCACTGTGAGCCCTGTCATAGTGGGCACTGCACAAGTGAGCACTTTCACCATGAGTACTGTCACCATGAGCAATATCACTGTGTGCACTCTCACCATGGGCTCTGTCACCATTTTGCAATGACATCATGTGCCCTACCACTATTGGCACTGTCACAATGGGCACTATCACagtgagcactgtcaccatgtgTAGTGTCACCATGGGCATGGCCACCAAGTGCACTATCACCGTCAGCAGTGTCACCATGAGCACTGCCACCGTGAGCACTCTTACCATAAACACCATCACCATGGGCACTCTCACCATTGGCACTATCAACATGAGCACTCTCACCAttagcactgtcaccatgggtaATGTCAACCATGGGCAATGCTACCATGACCACTGTCACCATGAGCATTGCCACAATTAGCATTGTCACTTCGGGCACTGACAACATGTGCACTGTCAgcatgagcactgtcaccatgggtaTTGTCATCATGGGCACTCTGACCGTGAGCACTATAACTGTGAGCACTGTGACTGTGTGCGATGTCACCATGGGCACTTTCACTGTGATCACTGTCACCATGGAACTATAACCATGGGAATTAACACAGTGGGAACAGTCACCATGAGCACTGCCACTGTGAGCAGTATCACCATAAGCACTGTAACCATGGGCACTGCCACCATTGGCATTGTCACGGTGGGCATTGaaaccatgggcactgtcacaaTGGGCACTGTAATCTTGGGCACTGTCACTATGGACACTGTCACCTTGGTCAATGTCAACATGGGAAGTATCACCTTGGGCATTGTCAGCATTGGCACTCTCACCGGGGGCAATGCCACCATAAGCACTGCCACCGTGAGAACTATCATCataagcactgtcaccatgggcactgtcactgtGAGCACTGTCACCCTGGGCAATGTCACCATGGGccctgtcaccatgggcactatcaccATGAGTACTCTCACCATGTGCACTGTCACCATGTGCCCTACCACCATGGGCACTTTCACAGTGGGCACTATCACCGTGAGCAGTGTCACCATGTGTACCACCACCAAGTGCACTATCAACATAGGTCCTATCACTGTGAACACTGTCACCATTTGCACTTTAACCATGGGCACTATCACCGTGAGCAttatcaccatgggcactgtcactgtgagcactgtcaccataGGCACTGTCACCGTGAGCACTCTATCCATGGGGACTGTCATGATGGGCACTGTAACCATGAGCACTGTCACTgagagcactgtcaccatggacactgtcaccatgggcactatcaccTTGAGCAATGTCACCATGGGCATTGTTACCATGGGCATTTTCATCGTGAGCACTGTCATCATGGGCATTATCACCATGGGCACTCTCCCTGTGGGCACTGTCACCAAGAGCACTCTCACTGTGGACAGTGTCGCCATGGGCAGTTTCACCATGAGCACACTATCCATGTGCACtctcaccatgggcactgtcaccgtGAGACATGTCACAATGGACACAGCCAGCATGGGCACTGCCACTGTGAGccctgtcaccatgggcactgcacaagtgagcactgtcaccatgagcactgtcaccatgggcaatATCACCGtgtgcactgtcaccatgggcactatcaccATTTTGCACTGccaccatgagcactgtcaccatgggccctgccaccatgagcactgtcaccatgggcactgtcactaTTTTGCACTGCCACCCGCTGCACtaccaccatgggcactgtcaccataggcactatcaccatgagcactgtcaccatgtgTACTGTCATCATGGGCACAGCCACCCTGTGCACTGTCACCAAGGTCACATTCACTGTGAGCAGTCTCACCATGGGCACTGCCAACATGGGAAATGCCATCATGAGCCCTTTCAACATGGAAAATGTCACCATGGGCCCTTTCACCATGCGCACTATCACtgtgggcactgtcaccatggtcactatcaccatgagcactgtcactGTGAGCAGTATCACCAtaagcactgtcaccatgagAACTGTCACCATGCGAACTCTCATGGACAGCATCACCATAAGCACTGTCACTATGAGAATTGTCACCATGGTTAATGTCACCAGGGGCATTGCCACCATGAGCACTGccaccatgagcactgtcaccatgggcactgtcacaaTGGGTGCTGCCACCATGGGAattgtcaccatgggcactgtcatcgtgggcactgtcaccatgggtcCTGCCACCTTGAGCAGTATCACCATGAGCAATGCTATGGCTACCATTATCACCataagcactgtcaccatgggtactgtcaccatgggcactgatACCATGGGGACTATCActgtgagcactgtcaccatgagcaGTGTCACCATTGGCACTTCCACCATGAGCAATGTCACcttgagcactgtcaccatgtgCACTATTACCGTGAACattgtcaccatgggcactgccaCTgtaagcactgtcaccatgggcactgcaaCAATGAGCACTGTCTCTaagagcactgtcaccatgggcaatATCTCTGTTTGCACTTTCACCATGAGCACTATCATCATTTTGCCCTGCCACCGTGTGCACTACCACCATGGGCattgtcaccatgggcactgccaTCATGGGCACAGCCACCATGGTAACTGCCACCATGGGCACTATCAATATGGGCACTGATATCGTGGGCACTGTCACtgtgggcactgtcaccatgggcactgtcataGTGGGCACTGTCACAGTGGGCATGGCCACCATGTgtactgtcaccatgggcactgtcaccatgagcaatgccaccatgggcactgtcactgtGAGCACTGTCACAATGAGTACTGGCACCATGGGCACTGGCACCATGGGGAATGTCACCACTAGCACTTtcaccatgggcactatcaccgtgagcactgtcaccatggtaACTGTCatcatgggcactgtcaccatgggcactgtcactgtGGACACTGCCACCGTGAGCACTATCACCATGAGCACTATTATCGTGGTCACTCCCACCATGAGCACTGTCATTATGAGCACTGCCACTATGAGCACCATCACCATGAGCACTGCCACCATGGGCACagccaccatgggcactgtcactgtGAACACTGTCTCCATTGGTACTGCaaccatgagcactgtcaccatgagcactgtcaccatagGAATTATCACCAtgtgcactgtcaccatgggcactatcaccATGAGACATGTGACCATGGGCACTGTCATCATTTTGCACTGCCAACATGTACCCtaccaccatgggcactgtcaccatgggcactatcaATGTGCGAACTGTCACCGTGTgtactgtcaccatgggcactgtcatcATGAGCACTGTGACCATTGATACTGTCACTGTGAGATCTGTCACCATGTGCACTGTCACCATGTGCACTATCACCATGAGCAGTGTCACTATGAGCAGTGTCATGTGGGTACTGTCACCAGGGCCACTGCCACCATGAGCATTGTCACCATCAGCACTGTCACCATGGCACTGTTACCATGGGTACTGACACAATGAGCATGGTCAACATGAGTAGTGCTATCGTGAGCATTATCACCataagcactgtcaccatgggcactgtcatcATGGGCACTGATACCATGGAGACTATCACcgtgagcactgtcaccatgagtAGTGTCACCATTGGCACTTCCACCATGAGCaatgtcaccatgggcactgcaaCAATGAGCACTGTCTCTAAGA
This genomic interval from Phocoena phocoena chromosome 13, mPhoPho1.1, whole genome shotgun sequence contains the following:
- the LOC136132538 gene encoding uncharacterized protein; the protein is MGINTVGTVTMSTATVSSITISTVTMGTATIGIVTVGIETMGTVTMGTVILGTVTMDTVTLVNVNMGSITLGIVSIGTLTGGNATISTATVRTIIISTVTMGTVTVSTVTLGNVTMGPVTMGTITMSTLTMCTVTMCPTTMGTFTVGTITVSSVTMCTTTKCTINIGPITVNTVTICTLTMGTITVSIITMGTVTVSTVTIGTVTVSTLSMGTVMMGTVTMSTVTESTVTMDTVTMGTITLSNVTMGIVTMGIFIVSTVIMGIITMGTLPVGTVTKSTLTVDSVAMGSFTMSTLSMCTLTMGTVTVRHVTMDTASMGTATVSPVTMGTAQVSTVTMSTVTMGNITVCTVTMGTITILHCHHEHCHHGPCHHEHCHHGHCHYFALPPAALPPWALSP
- the LOC136132536 gene encoding serine-aspartate repeat-containing protein I-like, with the protein product MESALLSAMVSVMDSAMVRTMVSIMDSAMVRTMVRAMVSAMVRAMMGVMARVMMSAMVGAMLRVKVKALVSAKVGRWCVRCQSDGECDGESDGESEGDCDVECDCESGDENDGESDGECDGVTDVECNGESDGECNGECEGESDSEHNVECDGECDGNAECDGERDGESDSSCDGACDRAYHGACDGACDSACDGECDGDCDSKCECESNGALVGACNGECDAECDGESKHESYGEGDVSVMMSVIVRAIVRVMLSVMVSVKVRAMVRAKVTLMLSAAVSQIVRMMVRVMINGESDCESDGESDGECDGDSDAACDGLCDGECDGVCDGECDSECDGDSDGECDGESDGECSVESDGECDDECDGAYDGESDGETNDESNGESDVECDGECDGACDAECDGAYYGESDGESDGEFNVESNGECDGEYDGESDDECDARSDAECDVECDDKSDSACDGQCNGECEVENDGVGYVACDGECNAECDGESDREGDGENNGECDGESEVESEGECNGECDSESDGECEGQCDDESDGECDGECNGESDLESDGECNGESDGECDDECDGESYGESNGECDHECDGENDGESDDVCDGDSSAACESPCDGECDDVCDIECDSECDGDNDGECDGESDGECYVESNGECNDEYNGESDGESDGECDGESDACDGPCDTECDGDCDGESDGECDDKCDHESDGESNVECTGETDGEYNDECDGESDGECDGDSDAVFDGECDGENDGECDDDYDWESDGESKGERDGECDGECDGVCDAECDGAYDDESDGESDGEFDDSEFNGECDVESKGQCNGECEGENDGAGNAACNDECDAECDGESDRECDGKCDDESDVESDGECDGE